From Callithrix jacchus isolate 240 chromosome 15, calJac240_pri, whole genome shotgun sequence, one genomic window encodes:
- the USP19 gene encoding ubiquitin carboxyl-terminal hydrolase 19 isoform X16, producing MSGGASATGPRRGPPGLEDASSKKKQKDRANQESKDGDPRKETGSRYVTQAGLELLASGDPSASASCAAGITGSHHRTRLFFPSSSGSASTPREEQTKAELLLDWRQSAEEVIVKLRVGVGPLQLEDIDAAFTDTDCVVRFSGGQQWGGVFYAEIKGSCAKVQTRKGSLLHLTLPKKVPMLTWPSLLKPLGTQELVPGLQCQENGKELSPIALEPGPEPHRAKQEARNQKRAQGRGEVGSGAGPGAQAGPSAKRAVHLCRGPEGEGSRDGPGPRGDAPPFVADLATQVEADEQHCIPPLNPQTCLLGSEENLALSVGEKAVSPGNDPVSPAMVRSRNPVKDDCVKEEMTVAADAATLVDGKEPESMVNLAFVKNDSYEKGPDSVVVHVYVKEICRDTSRVLFREQDFTLIFQTRDGNFLRLHPGCGPHTIFRWQVKLRNLIEPEQCTFCFTASRIDICLRKRQSQRWGGLEAPAARVGGAKVAVPTGPTPLDSTPPGGAPHSLTGQEEARAVEKDKSKARSEDTGLDSVAARTPMEHVTPKPETHLASPKPTCMVPPMPHSPVSGDSVEEEEEEEKKVCLPGFTGLVNLGNTCFMNSVIQSLSNTRELRDFFHDRSFEAEINYNNPLGTGGRLAIGFAVLLRALWKGTHHAFQPSKLKAIVASKASQFTGYAQHDAQEFMAFLLDGLHEDLNRIQNKPYTETVDSDGRPDEVVAEEAWQRHKMRNDSFIVDLFQGQYKSKLVCPVCAKVSITFDPFLYLPVPLPQKQKVLPVFYFAREPHSKPVKFLVSISKENSTASEVLDSLSQSVHVKPENLRLAEVIKNRFQRVFLPSHSLDTVSPSDMLLCFELLSPELAKERVVVLEVQQRPQVPSVPISKCAACQRKQQSEDEKLKRCTRCYRVGYCNQLCQKTHWPDHKGLCRPENIGYPFLVSVPASRLTYARLAQLLEGYARYSVSVFQPPFQPGRMALESQSPGCTTLLSTGSLEAGDSERDPIQPPELQLVTPVADGDTGPLRVWTAPDRGPVPSTSGISSDMLASGPIEVGSLPASERVSRPEAAVPGYQHPSEALNAHTPQFFIYKIDSSNREQRLEDKGDTPLELGDDCSLALVWRNNERLQEFVLVASKELECAEDPGSAGEAARAGHFTLDQCLNLFTRPEVLAPEEAWYCPQCKQHREASKQLLLWRLPNVLIVQLKRFSFRSFIWRDKINDLVEFPVRNLDLSKFCIGQKEEQLPNYDLYAVINHYGGMIGGHYTACARLPNDRSSQRSDVGWRLFDDSTVTTVDESQVVTRYAYVLFYRRRNSPVERPPRAGHSEHHPDLGPAAEAAASQGLGPGQAPEVAPTRTAPERFAPPVDRPAPTYSNMEEVD from the exons ATGTCTGGAGGGGCCAGTGCAACAGGCCCAAGGAGAGGGCCCCCAGGACTGGAGGATGCCAGTAGTAAGAAGAAGCAGAAGGATCGAGCAAACCAGGAGAGCAAGGATGGAGATCCTAGGAAAG agacagggtctcgatatgttacccaggctggtcttgaactcctggcctcaggtgatccttctgcctcagcctcctgtgcagctgggattacaggatcacACCACCGTACCCGGCTGTTCTTTCCTTCGTCGTCAGGGTCAGCATCCACTCCTCGAGAGGAGCAGACCAAAGCAG AGTTGTTGCTCGATTGGAGGCAGAGTGCAGAAGAGGTAATTGTCAAGCTTCGTGTGGGAGTAGGTCCCCTTCAGCTGGAGGACATAGATGCGGCTTTCACAGATACAGACTGTGTGGTGCGGTTTTCAG gtggTCAGCAGTGGGGTGGTGTCTTCTATGCTGAGATAAAAGGATCTTGTGCTAAAGTGCAAACCCGCAAGGGGAGTCTCCTGCACCTGACACTGCCCAAGAAGGTGCCTATGCTCACGTGGCCCTCTCTCCTG AAACCTCTAGGGACCCAGGAGCTGGTGCCGGGGCTGCAGTGCCAGGAGAATGGGAAGGAACTCTCTCCCATTGCCCTAGAGCCAGGCCCTGAGCCCCACCGGGCTAAGCAGGAGGCCCGGAACCAGAAGCGGGCCCAGGGCCGTGGTGAGGTAGGCTCAGGGGCTGGCCCCGGGGCCCAGGCAGGGCCCAGCGCCAAGAGGGCTGTGCATCTCTGCAGAGGGCCAGAGGGGGAAGGGTCCAGGGATGGCCCTGGACCCCGGGGTGATGCCCCACCCTTCGTGGCTGACCTGGCCACCCAG GTTGAGGCTGATGAACAGCATTGCATACCACCACTGAACCCCCAaacctgcctcctgggctcagaggagAATTTAGCCCTTTCAGTAGGAGAGAAAGCAGTGTCTCCCGGGAATGACCCAGTGTCTCCAGCCATGGTCCGGAGCAGAAATCCTGTGAAAGATGACTGTGTCAAGGAGGAGATGACAGTGGCAGCAGATGCTGCAACCTTGGTGGATGGTAAAG AACCTGAGTCGATGGTGAACCTGGCATTTGTCAAGAATGACTCGTATGAGAAAGGCCCGGATTCAGTGGTGGTGCACGTGTACGTGAAGGAGATCTGCAGGGATACCTCAAGAGTACTCTTCCGTGAGCAGGACTTCACACTCATCTTCCAGACCAG GGATGGAAACTTCTTGAGGCTGCACCCGGGTTGTGGGCCCCACACCATCTTCCGTTGGCAGGTGAAGCTCAG GAATCTGATTGAGCCAGAGCAGTGCACCTTCTGTTTCACGGCTTCTCGCATCGACATCTGCCTTCGTAAGAGGCAGAGTCAGCGCTGGGGGGGCCTGGAGGCCCCAGCTGCACGAG TGGGTGGTGCAAAGGTTGCCGTGCCGACAGGTCCAACCCCTCTGGATTCAACCCCACCAGGAGGTgctccccactccctgacaggccagGAGGAGGCCCGGGCTGTGGAGAAGGATAAATCCAAGGCAAGATCTGAGGACACGGGGCTAGACAGTGTGGCAGCCCGCACACCCATGGAGCATGTAACCCCAAAGCCAGAGACACACCTGGCCTCG CCCAAGCCCACATGTATGGTGCCTCCCATGCCCCACAGCCCAGTGAGTGGAGAcagtgtggaggaggaggaagaagaagagaagaaggtgTGTCTGCCAGGCTTCACTGGCCTTGTCAATTTAGGCAACACCTGCTTCATGAACAGCGTCATTCAGTCTCTGTCCAACACTCGGGAACTCCGGGACTTCTTCCATG ACCGCTCCTTTGAGGCTGAGATCAACTACAACAACCCACTAGGGACTGGTGGGCGTCTGGCCATTGGCTTTGCTGTGCTGCTTCGGGCGCTGTGGAAGGGCACCCACCATGCCTTCCAGCCTTCCAAGTTGAAG GCCATTGTGGCGAGTAAGGCCAGCCAGTTCACAGGCTATGCGCAGCATGACGCCCAAGAGTTCATGGCTTTCCTGCTGGATGGGCTGCACGAGGACCTGAATCGGATTCAGAACAAGCCCTACACAGAGACTGTGGACTCAGATGGGCGGCCTGATGAG GTGGTAGCCGAGGAAGCATGGCAGCGGCACAAGATGAGGAATGACTCTTTCATCGTGGACCTATTTCAGGGCCAGTACAAGTCTAAGCTGGTGTGCCCTGTGTGTGCCAAG GTCTCCATCACTTTTGACCCATTTCTTTATCTGCCGGTGCCCTTGCCACAAAAGCAAAAGGTTCTCCCCGTCTTTTATTTTGCCCGAGAGCCCCACAGCAAGCCCGTCAAG TTCCTGGTGAGCATCAGCAAGGAGAACTCCACTGCGAGTGAAGTATTGGACTCCCTCTCTCAGAGCGTTCATGTGAAGCCTGAGAACCTGCGTTTGGCAGAG GTAATTAAGAATCGTTTCCAACGTGTGTTCCTGCCCTCCCACTCACTGGACACTGTGTCCCCATCTGATATGCTCCTCTGCTTTGAGCTGCTATCCCCAGAGTTGGCTAAGGAGCGGGTAGTGGTGCTAGAGGTGCAACAG CGCCCTCAGGTGCCCAGCGTCCCCATCTCCAAGTGTGCAGCCTGCCAGCGGAAGCAACAGTCGGAGGATGAAAAACTGAAGCGCTGTACCCGGTGCTATCGTGTGGGCTACTGCAACCA gCTCTGCCAGAAAACCCACTGGCCTGACCACAAGGGCCTCTGCCGACCTGAGAACATTGGGTACCCCTTCCTGGTCAGTGTACCCGCCTCACGCCTCACTTATGCACGCCTCGCTCAGCTGCTAGAGGGCTACGCCCG GTACTCTGTGAGTGTATTCCAGCCACCCTTTCAACCTGGCCGCATGGCCTTGGAGTCTCAGAGCCCTGGCTGCACCACACTGCTCTCCACTGGCTCCCTGGAGGCTGGGGACAGTGAGAGGGACCCCATTCAGCCACCTGAGCTCCAGCTGGTGACCCCTGTGGCTGATGGGGACACAGGGCCTCTCCGGGTATGGACAGCCCCTGACCGGGGTCCTGTGCCCAGCACCAGTGGAATTTCTTCTGACATGCTGGCCAGTGGGCCCATTGAGGTTGGCTCCTTGCCTGCTAGCGAGAGGGTGTCCCGACCTGAAG CCGCTGTGCCCGGGTACCAGCACCCAAGTGAAGCTTTGAATGCCCACACACCCCagttcttcatctataaaattgacTCATCCAACCGAGAGCAGCGGCTAGAGGATAAAG GAGACACCCCACTGGAGCTGGGTGATGATTGTAGCCTGGCTCTTGTCTGGCGGAACAATGAGCGATTGCAGGAGTTTGTGTTGGTAGCCTCTAAAGAGCTGGAATGTGCTGAGGATCCAGGCTCTGCTGGTGAGGCTGCCCGGGCTGGCCACTTCACCCTGGACCAGTGCCTCAACCTCTTCACACGGCCTGAGGTGCTGGCACCCGAGGAGGCCTG GTACTGCCCACAGTGCAAACAGCACCGTGAGGCCTCCAAGCAGCTGTTGCTATGGCGCCTGCCAAATGTTCTCATCGTGCAGCTCAAGCGCTTCTCCTTTCGTAGTTTTATCTGGCGTGACAAGATCAATGACTTGGTGGAGTTCCCTGTTCG GAATCTGGACCTGAGCAAGTTCTGCATTGGCCAGAAAGAGGAGCAGCTGCCCAACTACGATCTGTATGCTGTCATTAACCACTATGGAGGCATGATCGGTGGCCACTACACTGCCTGTGCACGCCTGCCCAATGATCGTAGCAGTCAGCGCAGTGACGTGG GCTGGCGCTTGTTTGATGACAGCACGGTGACAACGGTAGACGAGAGCCAGGTCGTGACACGTTATGCCTATGTACTCTTCTATCGCCGGCGGAACTCTCCTGTGGAGAGGCCCCCCAGGGCAGGTCACTCTGAGCACCACCCAGACCTAGGCCCTGCAGCCGAGGCTGCTGCCAGCCAG GGACTAGGCCCTGGCCAGGCCCCCGAGGTGGCCCCCACGCGGACAGCCCCTGAACGCTTCGCCCCCCCTGTGGATCGGCCAGCCCCTACCTACAGCAACATGGAGGAGGTGGATTAG
- the USP19 gene encoding ubiquitin carboxyl-terminal hydrolase 19 isoform X43, with translation MSGGASATGPRRGPPGLEDASSKKKQKDRANQESKDGDPRKETGSRYVTQAGLELLASGDPSASASCAAGITGSHHRTRLFFPSSSGSASTPREEQTKAELLLDWRQSAEEVIVKLRVGVGPLQLEDIDAAFTDTDCVVRFSGGQQWGGVFYAEIKGSCAKVQTRKGSLLHLTLPKKVPMLTWPSLLKKPLGTQELVPGLQCQENGKELSPIALEPGPEPHRAKQEARNQKRAQGRGEVEADEQHCIPPLNPQTCLLGSEENLALSVGEKAVSPGNDPVSPAMVRSRNPVKDDCVKEEMTVAADAATLVDGKEPESMVNLAFVKNDSYEKGPDSVVVHVYVKEICRDTSRVLFREQDFTLIFQTRDGNFLRLHPGCGPHTIFRWQVKLRNLIEPEQCTFCFTASRIDICLRKRQSQRWGGLEAPAARGAVGGAKVAVPTGPTPLDSTPPGGAPHSLTGQEEARAVEKDKSKARSEDTGLDSVAARTPMEHVTPKPETHLASPKPTCMVPPMPHSPVSGDSVEEEEEEEKKVCLPGFTGLVNLGNTCFMNSVIQSLSNTRELRDFFHDRSFEAEINYNNPLGTGGRLAIGFAVLLRALWKGTHHAFQPSKLKAIVASKASQFTGYAQHDAQEFMAFLLDGLHEDLNRIQNKPYTETVDSDGRPDEVVAEEAWQRHKMRNDSFIVDLFQGQYKSKLVCPVCAKFLVSISKENSTASEVLDSLSQSVHVKPENLRLAEVIKNRFQRVFLPSHSLDTVSPSDMLLCFELLSPELAKERVVVLEVQQRPQVPSVPISKCAACQRKQQSEDEKLKRCTRCYRVGYCNQLCQKTHWPDHKGLCRPENIGYPFLVSVPASRLTYARLAQLLEGYARYSVSVFQPPFQPGRMALESQSPGCTTLLSTGSLEAGDSERDPIQPPELQLVTPVADGDTGPLRVWTAPDRGPVPSTSGISSDMLASGPIEVGSLPASERVSRPEAAVPGYQHPSEALNAHTPQFFIYKIDSSNREQRLEDKGDTPLELGDDCSLALVWRNNERLQEFVLVASKELECAEDPGSAGEAARAGHFTLDQCLNLFTRPEVLAPEEAWYCPQCKQHREASKQLLLWRLPNVLIVQLKRFSFRSFIWRDKINDLVEFPVRNLDLSKFCIGQKEEQLPNYDLYAVINHYGGMIGGHYTACARLPNDRSSQRSDVGWRLFDDSTVTTVDESQVVTRYAYVLFYRRRNSPVERPPRAGHSEHHPDLGPAAEAAASQGLGPGQAPEVAPTRTAPERFAPPVDRPAPTYSNMEEVD, from the exons ATGTCTGGAGGGGCCAGTGCAACAGGCCCAAGGAGAGGGCCCCCAGGACTGGAGGATGCCAGTAGTAAGAAGAAGCAGAAGGATCGAGCAAACCAGGAGAGCAAGGATGGAGATCCTAGGAAAG agacagggtctcgatatgttacccaggctggtcttgaactcctggcctcaggtgatccttctgcctcagcctcctgtgcagctgggattacaggatcacACCACCGTACCCGGCTGTTCTTTCCTTCGTCGTCAGGGTCAGCATCCACTCCTCGAGAGGAGCAGACCAAAGCAG AGTTGTTGCTCGATTGGAGGCAGAGTGCAGAAGAGGTAATTGTCAAGCTTCGTGTGGGAGTAGGTCCCCTTCAGCTGGAGGACATAGATGCGGCTTTCACAGATACAGACTGTGTGGTGCGGTTTTCAG gtggTCAGCAGTGGGGTGGTGTCTTCTATGCTGAGATAAAAGGATCTTGTGCTAAAGTGCAAACCCGCAAGGGGAGTCTCCTGCACCTGACACTGCCCAAGAAGGTGCCTATGCTCACGTGGCCCTCTCTCCTG AAGAAACCTCTAGGGACCCAGGAGCTGGTGCCGGGGCTGCAGTGCCAGGAGAATGGGAAGGAACTCTCTCCCATTGCCCTAGAGCCAGGCCCTGAGCCCCACCGGGCTAAGCAGGAGGCCCGGAACCAGAAGCGGGCCCAGGGCCGTGGTGAG GTTGAGGCTGATGAACAGCATTGCATACCACCACTGAACCCCCAaacctgcctcctgggctcagaggagAATTTAGCCCTTTCAGTAGGAGAGAAAGCAGTGTCTCCCGGGAATGACCCAGTGTCTCCAGCCATGGTCCGGAGCAGAAATCCTGTGAAAGATGACTGTGTCAAGGAGGAGATGACAGTGGCAGCAGATGCTGCAACCTTGGTGGATGGTAAAG AACCTGAGTCGATGGTGAACCTGGCATTTGTCAAGAATGACTCGTATGAGAAAGGCCCGGATTCAGTGGTGGTGCACGTGTACGTGAAGGAGATCTGCAGGGATACCTCAAGAGTACTCTTCCGTGAGCAGGACTTCACACTCATCTTCCAGACCAG GGATGGAAACTTCTTGAGGCTGCACCCGGGTTGTGGGCCCCACACCATCTTCCGTTGGCAGGTGAAGCTCAG GAATCTGATTGAGCCAGAGCAGTGCACCTTCTGTTTCACGGCTTCTCGCATCGACATCTGCCTTCGTAAGAGGCAGAGTCAGCGCTGGGGGGGCCTGGAGGCCCCAGCTGCACGAG GTGCAGTGGGTGGTGCAAAGGTTGCCGTGCCGACAGGTCCAACCCCTCTGGATTCAACCCCACCAGGAGGTgctccccactccctgacaggccagGAGGAGGCCCGGGCTGTGGAGAAGGATAAATCCAAGGCAAGATCTGAGGACACGGGGCTAGACAGTGTGGCAGCCCGCACACCCATGGAGCATGTAACCCCAAAGCCAGAGACACACCTGGCCTCG CCCAAGCCCACATGTATGGTGCCTCCCATGCCCCACAGCCCAGTGAGTGGAGAcagtgtggaggaggaggaagaagaagagaagaaggtgTGTCTGCCAGGCTTCACTGGCCTTGTCAATTTAGGCAACACCTGCTTCATGAACAGCGTCATTCAGTCTCTGTCCAACACTCGGGAACTCCGGGACTTCTTCCATG ACCGCTCCTTTGAGGCTGAGATCAACTACAACAACCCACTAGGGACTGGTGGGCGTCTGGCCATTGGCTTTGCTGTGCTGCTTCGGGCGCTGTGGAAGGGCACCCACCATGCCTTCCAGCCTTCCAAGTTGAAG GCCATTGTGGCGAGTAAGGCCAGCCAGTTCACAGGCTATGCGCAGCATGACGCCCAAGAGTTCATGGCTTTCCTGCTGGATGGGCTGCACGAGGACCTGAATCGGATTCAGAACAAGCCCTACACAGAGACTGTGGACTCAGATGGGCGGCCTGATGAG GTGGTAGCCGAGGAAGCATGGCAGCGGCACAAGATGAGGAATGACTCTTTCATCGTGGACCTATTTCAGGGCCAGTACAAGTCTAAGCTGGTGTGCCCTGTGTGTGCCAAG TTCCTGGTGAGCATCAGCAAGGAGAACTCCACTGCGAGTGAAGTATTGGACTCCCTCTCTCAGAGCGTTCATGTGAAGCCTGAGAACCTGCGTTTGGCAGAG GTAATTAAGAATCGTTTCCAACGTGTGTTCCTGCCCTCCCACTCACTGGACACTGTGTCCCCATCTGATATGCTCCTCTGCTTTGAGCTGCTATCCCCAGAGTTGGCTAAGGAGCGGGTAGTGGTGCTAGAGGTGCAACAG CGCCCTCAGGTGCCCAGCGTCCCCATCTCCAAGTGTGCAGCCTGCCAGCGGAAGCAACAGTCGGAGGATGAAAAACTGAAGCGCTGTACCCGGTGCTATCGTGTGGGCTACTGCAACCA gCTCTGCCAGAAAACCCACTGGCCTGACCACAAGGGCCTCTGCCGACCTGAGAACATTGGGTACCCCTTCCTGGTCAGTGTACCCGCCTCACGCCTCACTTATGCACGCCTCGCTCAGCTGCTAGAGGGCTACGCCCG GTACTCTGTGAGTGTATTCCAGCCACCCTTTCAACCTGGCCGCATGGCCTTGGAGTCTCAGAGCCCTGGCTGCACCACACTGCTCTCCACTGGCTCCCTGGAGGCTGGGGACAGTGAGAGGGACCCCATTCAGCCACCTGAGCTCCAGCTGGTGACCCCTGTGGCTGATGGGGACACAGGGCCTCTCCGGGTATGGACAGCCCCTGACCGGGGTCCTGTGCCCAGCACCAGTGGAATTTCTTCTGACATGCTGGCCAGTGGGCCCATTGAGGTTGGCTCCTTGCCTGCTAGCGAGAGGGTGTCCCGACCTGAAG CCGCTGTGCCCGGGTACCAGCACCCAAGTGAAGCTTTGAATGCCCACACACCCCagttcttcatctataaaattgacTCATCCAACCGAGAGCAGCGGCTAGAGGATAAAG GAGACACCCCACTGGAGCTGGGTGATGATTGTAGCCTGGCTCTTGTCTGGCGGAACAATGAGCGATTGCAGGAGTTTGTGTTGGTAGCCTCTAAAGAGCTGGAATGTGCTGAGGATCCAGGCTCTGCTGGTGAGGCTGCCCGGGCTGGCCACTTCACCCTGGACCAGTGCCTCAACCTCTTCACACGGCCTGAGGTGCTGGCACCCGAGGAGGCCTG GTACTGCCCACAGTGCAAACAGCACCGTGAGGCCTCCAAGCAGCTGTTGCTATGGCGCCTGCCAAATGTTCTCATCGTGCAGCTCAAGCGCTTCTCCTTTCGTAGTTTTATCTGGCGTGACAAGATCAATGACTTGGTGGAGTTCCCTGTTCG GAATCTGGACCTGAGCAAGTTCTGCATTGGCCAGAAAGAGGAGCAGCTGCCCAACTACGATCTGTATGCTGTCATTAACCACTATGGAGGCATGATCGGTGGCCACTACACTGCCTGTGCACGCCTGCCCAATGATCGTAGCAGTCAGCGCAGTGACGTGG GCTGGCGCTTGTTTGATGACAGCACGGTGACAACGGTAGACGAGAGCCAGGTCGTGACACGTTATGCCTATGTACTCTTCTATCGCCGGCGGAACTCTCCTGTGGAGAGGCCCCCCAGGGCAGGTCACTCTGAGCACCACCCAGACCTAGGCCCTGCAGCCGAGGCTGCTGCCAGCCAG GGACTAGGCCCTGGCCAGGCCCCCGAGGTGGCCCCCACGCGGACAGCCCCTGAACGCTTCGCCCCCCCTGTGGATCGGCCAGCCCCTACCTACAGCAACATGGAGGAGGTGGATTAG